In the Fibrobacter sp. genome, one interval contains:
- a CDS encoding alpha-glucosidase has protein sequence MNSCKDWWKRTIAYEIYPSSFQDSNGDGFGDIKGIIRRLDHLQSLSVGALWLTPVYASPMVDNGYDVSDFYKINPLYGTMDDMDNLIAEAAKRNIRIVMDLVFNHTSDQCQWFLESRKSQNNPKSDWYIWRDAIEGASGREVPNNWRGIFGSSVWEWCKEREQYYMHTFATQQPDLNWENPEVRKALYDIANFWINKGVGGFRIDAIPYIKKPADFKSGKPDASDGMVSVHTMTVNTSGILDFLQEFKVNVTEGKDVFTVAEANGVGPEDLKFWVGEKGVFDMLFEFGHLHDVELWCKPSPYGISDFKRALIASQRAIANNGWYPAFFENHDKPRCVHNFFSPAVAENPETNKLAAKAMAALLFTLRGTPFIYQGQEIGMTNVKWNSIDKYDEVNSKAQYKFAIAEGHTPEEAMGFVNRFSRDNSRTPMQWDSSNNAGFTAGKPWIHLNENYTQINVAAEENAPDSTLNWFRNLIKFRSNSTDLLEGAFEAILEGHKQLMAYRRGHNITVVINLSEEPVVLSDKELAELGEKNILVSNYDGFSNSENRQKMCKSQIRPLEALILN, from the coding sequence ATGAATTCTTGCAAAGACTGGTGGAAAAGAACTATCGCCTATGAAATCTACCCCAGCAGTTTTCAAGACAGCAACGGAGATGGTTTCGGAGACATCAAGGGCATCATCCGTCGATTGGACCACCTACAGTCCCTAAGTGTTGGAGCCCTGTGGCTTACTCCGGTATACGCCTCCCCCATGGTCGACAACGGCTATGACGTTTCCGACTTTTACAAGATCAATCCCCTTTACGGCACCATGGACGACATGGACAACCTTATTGCCGAAGCTGCCAAGCGAAATATTAGAATCGTAATGGACCTGGTATTCAACCACACTTCGGATCAATGCCAATGGTTCCTGGAATCCAGAAAGAGCCAAAACAATCCTAAGAGCGACTGGTATATATGGCGTGACGCCATCGAAGGCGCAAGTGGACGAGAAGTCCCTAACAACTGGCGAGGAATCTTTGGCAGTTCCGTATGGGAATGGTGCAAAGAACGTGAGCAATACTACATGCACACCTTCGCCACACAGCAGCCGGATTTGAACTGGGAAAACCCGGAAGTCCGTAAGGCTCTTTACGACATTGCAAATTTCTGGATAAATAAAGGAGTTGGCGGTTTTAGGATCGACGCCATTCCCTACATCAAGAAACCGGCGGACTTCAAGAGCGGAAAGCCCGACGCAAGCGACGGGATGGTGAGCGTCCATACCATGACAGTCAACACCTCGGGAATACTTGATTTCCTGCAGGAGTTCAAGGTCAATGTCACCGAGGGAAAGGACGTCTTTACCGTAGCCGAAGCAAACGGCGTTGGGCCAGAAGATCTCAAGTTCTGGGTCGGAGAAAAAGGCGTTTTCGACATGTTATTTGAATTCGGTCACCTTCATGATGTTGAACTCTGGTGCAAGCCCTCCCCTTATGGCATCAGCGATTTCAAGCGCGCCCTCATCGCAAGCCAGCGAGCTATAGCAAACAACGGATGGTATCCAGCATTCTTCGAGAATCACGACAAGCCCCGTTGCGTCCATAACTTTTTCAGCCCCGCAGTAGCAGAAAATCCAGAAACAAACAAGCTGGCAGCCAAGGCAATGGCAGCACTTCTCTTTACCCTGAGAGGAACGCCCTTCATCTATCAAGGCCAGGAAATCGGCATGACCAACGTCAAGTGGAATTCCATAGACAAATACGACGAAGTCAATTCCAAGGCCCAGTACAAATTCGCCATTGCCGAAGGACACACTCCCGAGGAAGCTATGGGTTTCGTCAACCGTTTCAGTCGCGACAATTCCCGCACGCCAATGCAGTGGGATTCCAGCAATAATGCCGGGTTTACCGCAGGCAAGCCATGGATTCACCTCAACGAAAACTACACACAGATAAACGTAGCGGCAGAAGAAAACGCCCCAGACTCCACCTTAAACTGGTTCCGCAATCTGATCAAGTTCCGCAGCAACAGTACCGACCTGCTTGAAGGAGCCTTCGAAGCTATTCTAGAAGGCCATAAACAGCTCATGGCCTATCGTAGAGGCCACAACATTACAGTCGTTATAAACCTGTCAGAAGAACCGGTTGTTTTAAGCGACAAAGAGCTTGCCGAACTAGGCGAAAAAAATATTTTAGTTTCCAATTATGACGGCTTTTCAAATTCGGAAAACCGTCAAAAGATGTGTAAAAGTCAGATAAGACCACTGGAAGCTTTAATCCTAAATTAG
- a CDS encoding carbohydrate-binding domain-containing protein, whose protein sequence is MKKMYLKAIALGSLAALAACSDSSSAPSVPSVSENEFPEQVICTDGSIVSDIAECAIVSNGVVQEETQIMYSCVDGTLVPSESLCQNGVADSTVTTTYICENGQKVLDSSECPTTITCTDGTVVNDASECVQEIIKPASSSSQVPESSTGSVDQENPATQETPIDPENPIISDNPETAVSSSSIGESSSSYESASNGNTPAIAYTAAGASVQNDNGCVTINGGEVVISCAGDYDFSGSYSGADAQIRVYSPKADSGVYLNLRGLTLENTADAPIYVQMASKTFVVAKKETVNTLSDGKTRTKSFTYNNSNGVQKTDTTAAAIYSKDDLTIKGEGSLTVNGNFNNGIQSSNDLRFRGETILNVSAVNNGIKGKGTVDIEKGIITIAATNGDGIKSDECTINGSDTTITEGKGIVNIKGGTIKITKAGDDGIQAFNYVMISDSVSIPSITINSTGKGLVSENRVYVNGGEINVTSGDDGVHSNLNVYFNGGKTTISAKGNDGVHADSTLYINDGTIHVKESYEGLEAWYIKANGGITDVYATDDGWNAAGGNDASGNNTQTGGNNWGGRPGGFGGGFGGMGSSSGFLTVTGGVHYVKTGSGDTDGMDSNGELTISGGVVVVECQISGGMGGSFDSDGTATITSKTLLGFSGRQKSEAGTNYTLSFNTNSYYGNSNIAFKPTFSGSYAQGTSQVSTVSNVNSYAKSVTLPSGNTIYYN, encoded by the coding sequence ATGAAAAAAATGTACTTAAAGGCTATTGCATTGGGCTCCCTTGCAGCCTTGGCAGCATGCAGCGACAGTAGCAGCGCCCCCTCCGTTCCAAGCGTTAGCGAGAACGAATTCCCAGAACAGGTTATTTGCACCGACGGAAGCATTGTAAGCGACATTGCGGAATGCGCAATCGTCAGCAACGGCGTTGTACAGGAAGAGACACAGATTATGTATTCATGCGTAGACGGCACACTGGTTCCAAGCGAATCTCTTTGCCAAAACGGCGTCGCAGACTCAACCGTAACAACAACCTATATTTGCGAAAACGGTCAAAAGGTTTTGGATTCTAGCGAATGTCCGACGACAATCACCTGCACAGACGGGACCGTGGTGAATGACGCCAGCGAATGCGTACAGGAAATCATCAAGCCTGCTAGCAGCAGCTCTCAAGTCCCGGAATCTTCTACAGGAAGCGTTGACCAGGAAAACCCCGCCACTCAAGAAACGCCGATCGATCCTGAAAATCCAATCATTTCCGACAATCCCGAAACTGCGGTTTCCAGCAGTTCCATTGGGGAATCCTCCAGCAGTTATGAATCGGCATCCAACGGGAACACGCCCGCCATCGCCTACACCGCTGCAGGCGCCAGCGTTCAAAACGACAACGGATGCGTCACCATTAACGGAGGCGAGGTTGTCATTTCCTGCGCCGGCGATTACGATTTCAGCGGAAGTTACTCCGGCGCAGACGCACAGATTCGAGTCTACTCCCCCAAGGCTGATTCCGGCGTCTACCTGAATCTCCGCGGCCTAACGCTGGAGAATACGGCAGACGCTCCCATCTACGTTCAGATGGCAAGCAAGACCTTCGTTGTAGCCAAGAAGGAAACCGTCAACACCTTAAGCGATGGCAAGACCCGTACAAAGTCTTTTACCTACAACAACAGCAATGGCGTTCAGAAGACAGACACCACCGCAGCAGCCATCTATTCCAAGGACGACCTGACAATCAAGGGCGAAGGTTCCCTCACCGTTAACGGAAACTTCAACAACGGCATTCAAAGCAGCAACGACCTGCGTTTCCGTGGCGAAACCATTTTGAATGTTAGCGCGGTCAACAACGGCATCAAGGGCAAGGGAACCGTCGATATTGAAAAAGGCATTATCACCATCGCAGCAACAAACGGCGATGGCATCAAGAGTGACGAATGCACTATCAATGGTAGCGATACCACCATTACCGAAGGCAAGGGCATCGTAAACATCAAGGGTGGTACCATCAAGATTACCAAAGCTGGTGACGACGGCATTCAAGCTTTCAACTACGTGATGATTTCCGACAGTGTCAGCATTCCTTCCATCACCATCAATTCCACCGGAAAGGGCCTGGTTTCTGAAAACCGGGTCTACGTGAACGGCGGCGAAATCAATGTAACCTCCGGCGATGACGGCGTCCACAGCAATCTAAACGTCTACTTCAACGGCGGAAAGACAACCATCAGCGCCAAGGGTAACGACGGCGTTCATGCAGATTCCACCCTGTACATCAATGACGGAACTATCCATGTGAAGGAATCCTACGAAGGGCTTGAAGCATGGTACATCAAGGCAAACGGCGGCATCACCGATGTCTATGCAACCGACGACGGTTGGAATGCAGCTGGCGGCAATGACGCATCCGGCAACAACACCCAGACTGGCGGCAACAACTGGGGCGGCCGTCCCGGCGGATTCGGCGGCGGTTTCGGAGGCATGGGAAGTTCCAGCGGCTTCCTCACTGTAACCGGTGGCGTTCATTATGTCAAGACTGGTTCCGGCGACACCGACGGCATGGACAGCAACGGCGAACTCACCATCAGCGGAGGCGTTGTGGTGGTGGAATGCCAGATTAGCGGCGGTATGGGCGGATCCTTTGATTCCGACGGAACCGCAACCATCACTAGCAAGACCCTCCTAGGCTTTAGCGGCCGTCAGAAATCCGAGGCAGGAACTAACTACACCTTGAGCTTTAACACCAACAGCTACTACGGCAATTCCAACATTGCCTTCAAGCCCACGTTCTCGGGCAGCTACGCCCAGGGCACAAGCCAGGTGTCTACCGTAAGTAACGTCAACAGCTATGCAAAGAGCGTTACCCTGCCCAGTGGCAACACTATCTACTACAACTAA
- a CDS encoding alpha/beta hydrolase, giving the protein MSDSLVQSVFFGDSCSNGELQEMEYARFGNGSKIFVIIPGLSLRSTMASASSVETAYRAFKENYTVYLFDRRKNIPDPYSVADMARDTAAAMKALGLEHVDMLGTSQGGMIAQHIAIEHPELIDHLVLASSSSKAEPLQLEVIGNWACLARDGKADELVADFIDNAFSEAFVQRYRRALLMMYKNLTSEEVLRFAITAEACAGIDTYDKLDQIKCPTLVLGAGADYVVGYEASVKIAEKLKAARTPCEFYTYEGYGHAVFDEAKDYKDRILQFFRS; this is encoded by the coding sequence ATGTCGGATTCTTTAGTACAGTCCGTTTTTTTCGGGGATTCCTGTTCCAATGGCGAATTGCAGGAAATGGAGTACGCTCGTTTTGGCAATGGCTCCAAGATTTTTGTGATTATTCCTGGATTAAGTCTTCGAAGCACTATGGCCTCGGCTTCTTCTGTAGAAACGGCTTACAGGGCTTTTAAGGAAAATTATACGGTTTATCTTTTTGACCGTCGCAAGAATATCCCTGACCCGTATTCTGTTGCAGACATGGCTAGGGATACTGCTGCGGCTATGAAGGCTCTTGGCCTTGAGCATGTAGATATGCTGGGTACATCCCAGGGTGGCATGATTGCACAGCATATTGCCATAGAACATCCGGAATTGATTGACCATCTGGTCCTTGCATCCAGTTCCTCCAAGGCGGAACCCCTTCAGCTGGAGGTTATCGGGAACTGGGCTTGCCTTGCCCGTGATGGCAAGGCCGATGAACTTGTTGCAGATTTTATCGACAACGCGTTTTCGGAGGCTTTTGTTCAGCGGTATCGTCGAGCTCTCTTGATGATGTATAAGAACTTGACGTCGGAAGAGGTTTTGCGTTTTGCCATTACTGCAGAAGCCTGTGCAGGAATTGATACCTACGATAAGTTGGACCAGATAAAGTGCCCGACGCTTGTTCTAGGAGCAGGTGCTGATTATGTAGTGGGTTACGAAGCCAGCGTAAAGATTGCTGAAAAACTGAAGGCTGCAAGAACCCCTTGTGAATTCTATACCTACGAGGGTTATGGCCACGCCGTATTTGACGAGGCCAAGGATTATAAGGATCGAATTCTACAATTCTTTAGGTCGTAA
- a CDS encoding diguanylate cyclase: MKLLFQIFSEQNDFELLNSICNAVVKCFPDAICVGGSCNGGIVNGSFSGGAITIACTVFEQESTHLEVLQYVMNEESAKPVAEDLVREVEKRPWVSAVGVLLASKITCFTNFCAGFETLRKDVQVFGGVAGQAGEETPAFVFSNLCGYSDESVVFVLFGGDDLHVETTKISGWKPLGKTFTVTKAMDNVLWELDGRPAFEAYSKYLNIQNDYYFYNNTLEFPLFCHDNGENLLRSPLACSEEGALLLSSNVENGSSTRIAYGDPQSIMESVKAGSIRLSKFCPDVILMSSSLARKTFWGEQEVSKETLPFNTLAPTFGFVATGEFLRSRGALYFHNATIVVAAMREGEVDPARIKTAVVNDGYRAGRVSVISRLANFTNVSSAELMEMYNKMTKNSITDALTGLYNRGEIQRRIAERFAEYPNEKMSLVMIDIDNFKSVNDTFGHKEGDNVIMGLSKQIQMATFETAPDADAGRWGGEEFMIMLPDMGIKEAVEFAEAVRTGFAQVDFPAVGKKTISLGATELHKGDSSDSICVRVDDALYQAKRTGKNKVVVL, encoded by the coding sequence TTGAAGTTGTTGTTCCAGATTTTCTCGGAACAGAATGACTTTGAACTACTGAACTCCATTTGCAATGCTGTTGTTAAATGTTTCCCCGATGCGATTTGCGTTGGAGGGTCCTGTAACGGCGGTATTGTAAACGGATCTTTTTCGGGCGGGGCCATAACTATTGCCTGCACCGTATTTGAACAGGAATCCACTCATCTTGAGGTACTCCAGTATGTGATGAACGAGGAGTCTGCAAAGCCTGTTGCAGAGGACCTGGTTCGTGAGGTTGAAAAGCGCCCCTGGGTTAGCGCTGTGGGTGTACTTTTGGCATCAAAGATTACCTGTTTTACCAATTTCTGCGCTGGATTTGAAACCCTTAGGAAGGATGTCCAGGTTTTTGGTGGCGTGGCTGGACAAGCTGGCGAAGAGACTCCGGCTTTTGTCTTTTCCAACCTGTGCGGTTACTCGGATGAGTCTGTCGTGTTTGTCCTTTTTGGCGGTGATGATCTGCATGTGGAAACGACAAAGATTTCTGGTTGGAAACCTCTGGGCAAAACGTTTACGGTGACGAAAGCCATGGATAATGTTTTGTGGGAACTGGATGGCCGCCCCGCTTTCGAAGCGTACTCCAAGTACCTGAATATCCAGAACGACTATTATTTTTACAACAACACCCTGGAATTCCCGTTGTTCTGCCATGACAACGGAGAAAATCTGCTCCGGTCTCCGCTGGCTTGTTCCGAGGAAGGTGCACTTCTTTTGTCTTCCAATGTGGAAAACGGTTCGTCGACGAGAATTGCCTACGGTGATCCCCAGTCCATTATGGAAAGTGTAAAGGCAGGCTCGATTCGCTTGTCCAAGTTCTGCCCGGATGTAATTCTAATGAGCTCCAGCCTTGCCCGAAAGACTTTCTGGGGTGAGCAGGAGGTAAGCAAGGAAACGCTTCCTTTCAATACCTTGGCTCCTACATTCGGTTTTGTGGCGACGGGAGAATTTCTTCGCTCAAGAGGAGCTCTGTATTTCCATAATGCGACGATAGTCGTTGCGGCAATGCGTGAAGGAGAAGTGGATCCGGCCAGGATCAAGACTGCGGTTGTGAACGATGGCTACCGGGCTGGCCGAGTGTCTGTGATTAGCCGCCTTGCAAACTTTACCAACGTTTCGTCTGCGGAATTGATGGAAATGTACAACAAGATGACCAAGAATTCCATAACGGATGCCTTGACCGGGTTGTACAATCGTGGTGAAATCCAGAGGCGTATTGCAGAAAGATTTGCAGAATATCCCAACGAGAAAATGTCTCTTGTGATGATCGATATCGACAACTTCAAGTCGGTTAACGATACCTTTGGCCATAAGGAAGGCGACAACGTGATTATGGGTCTGTCTAAGCAGATCCAGATGGCCACCTTTGAGACGGCTCCCGACGCAGATGCCGGCCGCTGGGGCGGTGAAGAGTTTATGATAATGCTTCCTGACATGGGAATCAAGGAAGCCGTAGAGTTTGCCGAAGCTGTACGTACTGGCTTTGCTCAGGTCGATTTCCCTGCCGTTGGAAAGAAGACAATCAGCCTTGGCGCCACTGAACTGCACAAGGGAGACTCTAGCGATTCTATCTGCGTTCGAGTTGATGATGCCTTGTACCAAGCTAAGCGTACAGGCAAGAACAAGGTTGTTGTTCTTTAG
- a CDS encoding TIGR02147 family protein: protein MEVYILVVIKSVFEYEDYRLFMSDYYQWKKKTSAFSWREFAKICSFSSPNYLKVVCDGKSGLSNPGAKRVATAMGLVGAEYDYFLQLVRFAQAKKDAEKEDAYAEMINIVSSHKVRVLEGESISFYESWKYPVLRELAPMMPGAKPSDLSKACGGAFSAEEVRNALAFLTRAKFLRRTASDVYELEDRSLQASVAAIPTQVRAMHKEMANFAGEAIEKYSIDERNFSGVTIGIDEEDYAKIVEELDVCRKRIISIATAKKGGNRVYRLNLQLFPLTEKIQLDEPDTASKE from the coding sequence GTGGAAGTTTATATTTTGGTTGTGATAAAATCTGTATTTGAATACGAAGACTACCGCCTCTTCATGAGCGATTATTACCAGTGGAAGAAAAAGACTTCCGCTTTTTCCTGGCGAGAATTTGCAAAAATTTGCAGTTTTTCATCACCAAATTATCTGAAAGTTGTTTGCGATGGCAAAAGTGGACTGTCCAATCCGGGCGCAAAACGCGTTGCAACGGCTATGGGACTTGTTGGCGCTGAATATGATTACTTTCTACAGCTGGTCAGATTTGCCCAAGCCAAGAAAGATGCAGAAAAAGAAGACGCCTACGCCGAGATGATCAACATTGTAAGTTCCCACAAGGTCCGAGTACTGGAAGGCGAGTCTATTTCGTTTTATGAATCCTGGAAATATCCCGTACTCCGGGAATTAGCGCCCATGATGCCCGGTGCAAAACCTTCGGATTTGTCAAAGGCATGCGGCGGAGCATTCTCTGCAGAAGAAGTCCGCAATGCACTAGCATTTCTAACTCGCGCCAAATTTCTTAGAAGAACTGCAAGCGATGTCTATGAGTTAGAGGACCGTTCACTTCAGGCATCTGTGGCGGCCATACCTACGCAGGTTCGCGCCATGCACAAGGAAATGGCAAACTTTGCAGGTGAAGCCATCGAAAAATATTCCATAGACGAAAGAAATTTTTCTGGCGTCACCATCGGAATTGACGAAGAAGACTACGCCAAGATCGTAGAGGAACTTGACGTCTGCCGAAAGAGAATCATTTCCATAGCGACAGCTAAGAAAGGCGGCAATCGCGTTTACAGATTAAATCTGCAACTATTTCCGCTAACTGAAAAAATCCAATTAGACGAACCTGATACAGCAAGTAAGGAATGA